The genome window CctaaaagcacacacacgcagtagATGTTGTCTCTGAAATGAATGCAACTCTCCCCCCTCCACTGCATAAAGGCATCACACTACGAAGTGCTCACTGACAAGTTTGTGTTCCCTCAACTGTCAAAAGCACAGGATCTAGCGTGCAACATTCGACCTCAGTATAAAAGGATTGAATAGCTTGAGGAGCTGGATGACATTCTACCTCCACTGTACTTTATGGCTGCTAGATTACACCAGCCACTTAAACCAATTAGCTGTCAGACTGACAAATCCTTATTAGCCTCCTAAAGACGGAGCCCTAAGCAGGTCAGTCAGCTACAAATGACTACACTGGACATACACTGCAGGGATGTTTTCAATATTGTAACAAAAGCACACGTCTCACATGGAGCCTTGTTGCAGGAGATGCCACTGGAAAACGCTAATGCACAATTGACAGAGGCCAGATTAAGTGGTCCAGGTGATCCCACTTGATTTGGACAAGAAGTGTTCGGCCGGTTCGCCATGTTCCTGCATTAGGAGTCAGCAAGAATAAGCGGTGGGGACTCGAAACAGAAGCAACACAGATTTACCAAGTTAACAACACTGTAGgctgcagtaaaataaaatgtggttAGAAACTTTATGGCTCACAAGGGAGCAGAATGATTACAGTATTTTCAGTTAAATTGCAggcataaacaaaaaaataataatacccAATGGACAGACCACAGACTTGTAAAATTAAACTATGTGCAAAGTGAAAacgtgcttttttttttgtttttgcttttattcttcCAGACGATTATTGAGCAGCTGGAGCACGAGAGGAACATGATGGCTGACACTATTGCGGAAAAGATGCGAGAGCATCAGCACCTTCTCCAGGTTAAGATGGATCTGGGCATGGAGGTGGCTGCTTACAGGTGATGAGCTTATTTGTTTTGGTGTCCTCCAGACAAAACTGATTTTTACATGATCAGTTTGAGTAGAGTAGAgctttctcacagcagacattttgacttgccACAGTAGGAAAAGGATCAGGGCACCTCTTCAAGCGTCCCCATAAGACAGTGACCCAGCCACACAGTACCAgggaaactgaagcagctaaatggaattcagccatcattaatttttcattatttacatgtgtgcttttcatgctgtgacatgtgaaaatgtcttcagtgaaaAAGGCCCATGGAGAGCGTTACTGTGCGTTTaggagcagaaacacagcagccctTCACTTCTTGTAAAGGTCATTCAGTGATTGCTCTGGTTTAAGAGCTATGAGCTTCTCAAAACTTGGCCAAACTTGAGTTGAACCCTGAAGTGCTAAGAACTGGGACTAtgatatatttttgtcagcTGTTAATGAGAATGTATTTTTGAAGAATGAGCACACGTGAAAGCACAGCCAGTACACTCCAGGAAATTCTCCTCCTGTaagcacaaaacatttttgtgaattCAGAAAgtcatgtaaaatgtaaaaggcGAATCTTTCCGTGCTTTCAAGAACAGATAAATGGTCAAAGCTGCCCCCCCACTGCCTGAGGTTACGCTAAGCTCAATTAGTGAGCTCATCAAACACATCAGAGGAAATCAGCTGCTTGCTTCCTGCTGGTCTCGGCATTAAGTGCTCTCATCTGAACGCTCAGATAAACTGAAAATCTTGTAAGTGCTATACATACtgcatatacatttttaatggagTTGTTTAAACTTTCTCTGTggtttattttaagtgtttagGGAGCAAGACAAATTATATCTGGCATTTTATATCCCGTAATAGCATGGCATGTCTAGTCTTCATGCTCCTGACTTAGCCGCATACTAAGAGACTATTTTTACTGAATAGTTATTTATGAAACAGTTAATAAACAtagtgtatttttatgtttgaagATATAATAtctagtttcatttttttcagttatcCTTGTAATATCATTACCTCTTACCTCATATCCCAGGACATCTATACAGTCTTCAACCACTGATGAAGTCATTCAGGGATACAAAATGTTATTAGTATTAAGCCATATAGAGGAAGTTCTTGAGAAGACTTTCTACTCCAGTGTGTCTCTATATGGCAGATTCTCCTCTGGCGCATCTggtttgttttgaatgtttggAATAGACAGAATGTTTGCTCGGAGACGCAGCAGTGGCATGCGTTTCTGTATGTGTCACGAGTCAGCTTTTGCTTTGGGATTCACAGGGAAGTGTGGACCGCCCTGCATTGTAGCTGTTATTTTTAGGTCAGTCTTCGGAAGGCACTCTCCAGAGAGGTTGTTTTTTGAGACTTTGGTTTGTTCAGTCAGTTGTAGGCTTGTTGAAGCGTAGCCAAAGAAAAGGAGCGCTGTTAGAGCTAATTATGAAAAGGTCGTAATTGCACGACAGCGGCTTGTTATGTTTTTGATGATTACCACCCTATATGGTCAGGTCCTGGTTCCTACCATCTTGTAAGCCTGTTATGTTAAGTTTGAGAGGGTTGACATGGCAGAGCTGAATGATGTACACCGTCTTGTGAGGTATTTGTCTTTGATCTTTCTTTCTATATATGGGAACAAATAATTATGTTGAAATAGGAGGATGACCAGTGATTTTTAATGACTTATTTGCTCTcgtcttcaaatgttttgtcttgtctctCGTTTGTTCAGGGCTCTTCTGGAAGGTGAGAGAGTGAATCTGCAAGATGCTCACAGAAGGGTGACTCaacatcagagagaaagagtaatAGGTACTGTatttaaaagtatttattgttgttataaccctgatttaaaaaaaaaatgggatgctgtgtgaaacatgctcatttgtcttgttgcagagagttagatgagaagtgtgtaaaaacagcattttgtggttttatggggggTTATGTGCCGGACTATGTCTTGGCCAgaagcagtgacttcctggagtcttcactggttgcctggcaaaCTCACGGCGTTGACAAGGTTCCAGAAAGTCACTGCTCCCTGCCAAGAAACAGTCTACCATAAGCCCCTGTAtaaccacaacttgtcatttttacacttagTCCTTTGAACATATTACACCATCAAAACTGACTCACACTGACTTTTTACAAACAAGGAGTGAACATGAAGTTATACAGACTGACAGGGAACTTGTTGATTGGACTGTTTGGGCGATTATCCTGCGTCtgatgtgtatatttatgttcTTTGGTGTCAGAAAGAGCTTACGAAGAAATCACTGATGCTTGTAGCTTTACTAGTTTTAATAGACTGTAAATCCACCATGTTATGAATAATGACAGGTAGAGACAGGATGAAAAGGAGGAGTCTTGTACAGTAATGATTCAGACTTGTTACTGTGGGATCGCTGTTGCACACTTTTTAATGGACTTTCAAAGTAGCTAAAGTAAGACACAAGCATAGTGTTAACAGCTTTTGACCTATtacacacgtgtacacacatgtgcacacatgtgacCAAGGTTTTCAAATGAtttgcataaaaacataaatggcATATACAGTTAATTTATAAGATCGCTTCCTGAACAGGCTTCAGGGCTTAGATCTTTTAGTAGTTTAGCTTTTGAAATTGCGCTAAATCACCCATGTACCATCACAAAATACTGGTGGTTAGTCCATTTACTTTCAAATCACAAACAAGCTGCACCAGAGTCTGCTTGACAGCGGACCAAGACTCACGTTTTAAAGAAGTCCAGGTTatcttgattgacagctttcacaccagcTCAAAATGAACAGTACTAACCAGGAAAATGGACCTAAGTTCATTTTAACCAAACCAAATAGGTTAGGTGTGAATGCACCCttacaggtgctggtaggtggctagctgtttctccctgtttacagtatatatgtgaAGCTAAGCtactggctccagcttcatatgttacaaacagatatgagagtggtatcaagcttttcatctaactcttttcaagaaagcaaataagcacatttccccaAAACTAATCCTTTAAGTATCTGATAATTCATGCTTCCCAATCCTCTGCTACAGATATCAGGATGCCTGCCCAGCCCTACACTCCAAGAGCTTCTACCTTAATCACCAGACAACATATGGATACCAGGTACACACCGCCAACTTCAAACCTGAGAAGATCCCCTTTGCCTCCTTCTGGGTCTATAAGTCCCTCTAGGGTCATTCCTATTTCAGTTGTAGGCAGAAGTCGGCATCAGAGTCCTGCATCCAGAAGGGACATGATCTCATTCACCAAAGCTCGGGCTGCCACTTCTGCCTCTGCCACCACCACTGCTACTACAGCCAAAGATAAACCAATAGGCCAGAGTGAAAACCAAATTCGTcaaaatgtgcagaaaacaacaggagtGGAGCAAACTGTGAAAATCAAACAGGTCTCTCCAGTAGAGAACCAAGTCAGTCCCATCAAGTCCTCCACTACAGAGACCAAAGCAGTGAGAGTTGTGTCAGCACCAATGATGAGTCTGAGCAGGAAAActgagacagaaagtgaaaagcAAGTGtcagatgaaaaagagaaacataaTGTTTTTGGAGGAGAGTTCAAAGACGAAAGGAAAACAGCATCTACAACAGGCCCTGGTGAGAAAAAGATACTGGATTCTGTGTCTGTGGAGAAGCTCATCGAGCAAGTGATAAAGCCAGCCGGGTTGGAAGCTAAGGTTTGCTCCACGGGAGACTCGAAGGTAAGGTATCATGTGGAGAAAACTGAGCAGGAGGATGGCACGACTAAGACACAGATTGTGCTGGAGTCCAAAGTTGAGGAAGAGGTGGATATTTCTGAGGACACAGCACTGGATGAACTACTGAGCCAAGGGGTCAAGAAGGTGTCACTGGAGAACATCAAGGACACAGCAACAGGAAGCATGATCAAGAACCTGCTAAGTGGTCTGCAGGGACATGAGGACCTGGAAAATAAGTTTGTCAATGTGGAAATCATTGAGGAACCAGTGGAGTCTCACAGTGACGAGGAGCTTGAGGTTGAACAGAAGTCCAGATCTAGTTTTTATGAGCCCTCCTCAATGTATTTCCAAATTGAGGAGCTAGAAAATGTCCCTCATGACACTCAATTTCAGAGGAGTGATGGTGATGCCATGAAAAGCTCTTTGACAGTAACAGAGCAGAGCAAGGGTGGAACTGTGCAAGTTCAAGAGGTTTCTAGAGAGAGCGAATCTCCGTATTCGTCCCATGACCAAGAGCCTCACGAGTATTTTGTCTCCACACCAGATGATAATCTTTCTGAACCCGAGGAAGGTGGTGGCATTACCTCATATGGCCATTATGGTATCTTAGACGACCTGTCGGATGAGAGGTATTATCAAGATGAAGGTCTTCCCCAGAGAAGAGTGATTGTAGAGGAAAGTGATGAATACAAGTTCATGGCAGGTGATCGCTTGCTTGTTAAAGAGAGTTTGCCAGAGTCCATAATTGAAGAAGAGGTTCGTGTCTCCCCTGTAGTGCAGGAGTCGATGCTTGAGTTCCTAAGAGAGGACTCTTTGGAGCCCAAGGAGCAACTAAAGGGAGCTCTAGAGAAGCTGCAAAGGTCAGTGTCGGGTCCACTGAGGGAGGAGTTGGCCTTCCTCACAAAAATGAGCAGTGAAAGTCCAGAGAATGTGGCTGTCGATGTCAAAAAAGTGCAACAGTCAAGTGACAATGGCACCATGACTATAGTTGCAGAGCTGAATGTCTCTCAAACCCTGGAAGAGTCTGGGCTGCTGGAGACAGGAGATGATCTGTCTGAAGAGCAGATCATGGCAACTCTCAGATCTTCTAACCTTGGCCTTGAGAAAGTGTTCCAGGGTGGGGCAGGAGGAGAATACAGCTTCAGAGTCTCCAAGGAAGAAGATGTTTCATATGGTGAAGAGTCGGAAGGCTACACTAATGAAGGAGAGTCGGTGTCTGAAATCACTGAGAAACATATCAAATTGGGGCCATCACAAAAGCCCTTCACCTTCCAGATGGACATACAGGGCAGTCACGCTGAGGCAGCCTCAAAGCAAGAGCCGCAATCTCAAATCTTGGAGACCCCGGTGACGATTTCTCAAGAGAAAAGAATTGCAACAGTTTACCTTGAAAGCCCGAAAGATGACTAAGAATTCAgtcagaaatatttttaaactCAGTGCTTGCCCATGTTGCTTATTGAGGTGCACATACAGAGGTTTTTCTGATGCagcagtccacacacacacggcatTAATGCTGTTTGCAGATAACGTAGTAATGTTTTAGATTTTGCAGTAAAACATATTGTATATCCAATTTGATTGTAGTGCGCTCTTTTGCTGTATGTACCTACTTAAGAGTGTGTAACTTGGTGTACCCAACTGCAACACAATTCATGCaaaattcagttaaaatgaCCAGATTGATACATACATTTCTGGTATTAATTGTGGCAGTACTATTAAAAATACTGAGTGCTAAATAATATTGGCTAGCTTAAGACAGGATTGTACTCATATTGTAGCAAATTTTTATGTTATAACCTTTTTATAGCTTGCAGTTTATCTTCAAAGAGGTTTGTTTATTCTCTAGATTTCTCTATTTTTGTACTAACCTTTGCTGTACTGGTTAAACATCCCATTCTGCCATTTACAGCATCCCATCACATTATGGCTGTGTCTGCCATGTTGTTGAATCTACTTGGTCAACATTATATGCAAGCCAGCATATGACACTTAACAGTTGTGAGGTGTTTGCTGATTTGGACTTTAATTTTTCATCTGACTTGGGCACTGCTGCCAAATTAAATGGTTTTAGTATATACTGCATCCTGGAACACAGTAGATTGTTTTAGCAGTAGTCAGTGAATTGTACAGTTAAGCTTGTAGCTGAGGGTGGTATAGTGGGAGTGGAGATAAAGATCATAATtagtcttaaaaaaaagaagttttaaATGCTGAAATCAAGGTGTAGTGGAAGTAAACGTGGCTCTTCTGAGTGGTTAATTAACAGTGTTGGGTATTTGCAGATTATTTACTATACTGACAAGAAATGCTACAAGACACATTGATTATTTAGGAAAAATAATTGCCCGTTACATAACCAAAGCCTGGTTACATGGTTCAATGTAATCAATGTGAAACgtgtttgtaaaatgtgcatCCTTACATGGTGTGTGTCAATACCATATATTTCTAATTTCCCAACATTTGATCTGAACAAGGGGAGCTAGGAATTCAAAAAATATCATTTAGAACTCAAAAAAGGGTTGTCAAAGCAAATAGCAagatgaaagaatgaaaaatagtAGTAGAATCTATACACATTAAGAGGATTCAGTGATTGTGATGTGAAAGAAAATATAATCACAGCTGCTTTTGATGCTTAGTATGTCTGTTTGGTCACCTTTTGCTTGTATTTTGTTATCACAGTGGTGGTTTCAAGGATTCACCTTTGCTCTACCGTAAGAGTGTAGTCATGACCATACCTATTTTTGGATCATCAGCTTAGTGGCGTTGACTGTTCATTAgggtttgttgtgttgtgtcgAGTTGTGTTGAgtcacagaggcagaaatggTCCACTAGAATTAGTCTGGTTACaggttttgcacattttctctaAGTGGCTGCAAAAATTTACACTCTATAACTATTGAGCAATTTCTTCTCAGATTATATTAATGTTTAGGGTGAATGCCATGCTCTTATGAAATTtgttaattaatcaattaaaaaacacttttaagcATGTAAGTGCCGAGATACagcatatttaaacaaaaacactacaaCACCATTGCACTTAAAATGTGGTTTAATATGGAATCTTTGTTAGgttactgtatatgtatgtacacagtgtAATCTGAATACCATGTGCCATTTCacatcataaaaaaacatgtacatCCGCAAACTGAAAATCTATTGATATATAAAGAATGTTTAATAAGTAAACTGTTCAACAAGTGTTTGTCACCATGGATATCCCAGAATCATTGCTTTTATTGACATAGTGATTGAACAACTTGCATTTTTGGTTTGGATGGTTCCAGCCCTTGTTTGGAAACTGATTAATATCTTACCATAATTAAAACTAATTGTGAGTATGTTTTCTGAGTGCGAGTATTTCTTCAAAGCGAACACATTTTACATCatgcacaaaatgacacaaactcTTGTAGTGTCAGTGGACGTGACCAGAGCAACTGAAGGTAATTTTCAGCAGTGGTACCTGTCTGCATTGTCTAACAGATatatacatttcttttaaaaggtGTAATGTGTAAAAACTGGCCACCTGTCGACAGTCACGCCAAAaaaatagggggcagcatatcaccagagtaatGGCTATCTGTTTCTCACTgtactctttgctgtagctatctATGGATGTAGCTGCTAGCTCATGTAGCCATGCAGCTCGTGGCCCTACTAGCTGACACATTAAGGGTTTGTTTCGACCAAACCAGAGGTGGTGAtagttggaacagtggaaagaaaaaccaagacggttttggtgagtttgaatgaagttcGTTTTAAGATGACttgagaaacttgaattcagaaggcGTGCGGTTGTATGTTTCTGTCTAATTTATGAAtagtaataaaaatgaatctATTTATctataagacaaaaaaagctgAGAGTTTGTGAAACATAGTGAGCTCATCACATATCTCTGAGCTATACTATTTGAGTATCACCTTgtgaggtacaaagtggtactATGAGACAGGAAGGGCTGTGGCTAGCtggctagcatgctagcttcggtagatatctctgcaacacaatacatcGTTTGACATAATGTCTGAACTGTCCTTCACATTCCGTTGATAATTAGTTCATTGTGAACATTTTTTACTAAAATTCTACCTtacacactgcacctttaaaaacaaGTGTGTCAGTAGTGCTTGGTCCAAACTGGCAAGGTTATTGTGACAAAATAAGACAGAACACTTCAAGAGTCAGACAGAGTTTCCATCATTGCCACTGGATGGTACAATTGAAAATGTGtgaggttttgttttccttctacCTTGCCTCTGTTGTCTCTCAGCCACCTCTGGTGCCCTGCAAAACATACGGTACATAGTTACATTACTTATACATGGGCTGCATTCTCACACTTGTCTGTTATTTCAACTCATATTTTCTAATACTTTAATCATactatttaataaaataaactattgtCATGGAGATTTACCGGGCCAACATGTCCACAGCTTTTAGTGTAGCTTTTGTCTTCTTGTGTTGAGGACCATACAACAAACTCTGGATCTCCAggcactgaaataaaaaataaattaaaaatgaatgaagcgAGGGAGTGAGTGGCCAGTGGAAGATGAGAGGTGCAAGGCACACTCAAGAGGGGAATAAACACTTCCTAGCAACATGTGAATGCACTAAACATCCCAAAATAACCACTGTAGCTGTCCAAGGTTTAGATAACACCTGTGCTGACCACTCGGCGTGTCAGGTCAACAAGGGGGATTCCCTTGATTTATAACGAGGACTCCAAACCAACAACCCAGGAATCTGAGGTAGTCAACTCAACACATTTATGAAGCAACCTG of Chelmon rostratus isolate fCheRos1 chromosome 6, fCheRos1.pri, whole genome shotgun sequence contains these proteins:
- the synm gene encoding synemin, coding for MLPFKRTFESEKHQLQELNGRLVQYLSRTKQLEQENAGLIAEINKLRQAKAVDREPRYKSEMRDLRRMVEQLSFEKSQAEMEREKLWRELQMVQSLCSEQTGVCRDISGELKGCEKELHHANKTNCELQQRLFQLEKEYKRLEDAHSQEMNRLRCQVESRVVPIITQTYRGPPAASMEEVQEYARGLSEGWMETLEMYQQKVEEMEQSIKADQARLGDLQREKMLYASELDKLRTDAEKQGQIQLRLEEQLMHMQEKFRVDYNEYQTIIEQLEHERNMMADTIAEKMREHQHLLQVKMDLGMEVAAYRALLEGERVNLQDAHRRVTQHQRERVIDIRMPAQPYTPRASTLITRQHMDTRYTPPTSNLRRSPLPPSGSISPSRVIPISVVGRSRHQSPASRRDMISFTKARAATSASATTTATTAKDKPIGQSENQIRQNVQKTTGVEQTVKIKQVSPVENQVSPIKSSTTETKAVRVVSAPMMSLSRKTETESEKQVSDEKEKHNVFGGEFKDERKTASTTGPGEKKILDSVSVEKLIEQVIKPAGLEAKVCSTGDSKVRYHVEKTEQEDGTTKTQIVLESKVEEEVDISEDTALDELLSQGVKKVSLENIKDTATGSMIKNLLSGLQGHEDLENKFVNVEIIEEPVESHSDEELEVEQKSRSSFYEPSSMYFQIEELENVPHDTQFQRSDGDAMKSSLTVTEQSKGGTVQVQEVSRESESPYSSHDQEPHEYFVSTPDDNLSEPEEGGGITSYGHYGILDDLSDERYYQDEGLPQRRVIVEESDEYKFMAGDRLLVKESLPESIIEEEVRVSPVVQESMLEFLREDSLEPKEQLKGALEKLQRSVSGPLREELAFLTKMSSESPENVAVDVKKVQQSSDNGTMTIVAELNVSQTLEESGLLETGDDLSEEQIMATLRSSNLGLEKVFQGGAGGEYSFRVSKEEDVSYGEESEGYTNEGESVSEITEKHIKLGPSQKPFTFQMDIQGSHAEAASKQEPQSQILETPVTISQEKRIATVYLESPKDD